In Reichenbachiella agarivorans, one genomic interval encodes:
- the nadB gene encoding L-aspartate oxidase, producing the protein MPKFDYLVIGSGVAGLTYALKVAKRFPDKTLAMVTKSHETESNTKYAQGGMAVVLDKVSDSYQQHIQDTLVAGDGLCDEEVVRFVVNEAPDRLKELIDWGTKFDKGKQGKYDLGKEGGHSAHRIVHHKDITGFEIQRALLEQVHECPNVSVFAHHFAVDLITEHHLDVELVDKSRTCFGAYVLDEKTKKIETYKAKITMLASGGIGHVYQNTTNPQIATGDGIAMAYRAQAHVKHMEFVQFHPTALYESERKGQNFLISEAVRGFGALLRDKKGEPFMQKYDDREELASRDIVSRAIDFEMKKSGDEYVYLDCRHLDLVAFEKHFPNILNKCKSIGIDLSKDMIPVVPAAHYVCGGVEVNIHGQSRVKNLFVCGETSCTGLHGANRLASNSLLEALVYAHRSYLKSVEIFDQIDDNPPEPPAWSEKGTMHPKELILITHNRKEVQAIMSNYVGIIRSTERLNRASKRLKLIIEETEVLYKKTKISPQLSELRNLITVANLIIQQSLNRDENKGGFYRTD; encoded by the coding sequence ATGCCAAAGTTCGATTATTTAGTAATAGGTTCTGGTGTAGCTGGACTTACTTACGCATTGAAGGTCGCCAAGAGATTTCCCGACAAGACCTTGGCCATGGTGACCAAGTCGCACGAAACAGAATCTAATACCAAATATGCCCAAGGTGGCATGGCTGTGGTATTGGACAAAGTATCTGATTCCTATCAGCAACATATCCAGGATACATTGGTGGCTGGTGATGGTCTGTGCGACGAAGAGGTAGTTCGTTTTGTGGTGAATGAAGCTCCCGATCGGCTAAAGGAACTTATCGATTGGGGAACCAAGTTTGACAAAGGAAAACAAGGCAAATACGATCTGGGCAAAGAAGGAGGACACTCCGCACACAGAATCGTCCATCACAAGGATATCACAGGTTTTGAAATCCAAAGAGCCTTGCTAGAGCAAGTACACGAGTGTCCTAATGTCAGTGTGTTTGCCCATCATTTTGCAGTGGATTTGATCACGGAGCATCACTTGGATGTGGAGTTGGTGGATAAATCTCGTACCTGTTTTGGTGCGTATGTTTTGGATGAAAAGACAAAAAAAATAGAGACATACAAGGCCAAAATAACCATGCTAGCTAGTGGAGGAATTGGACATGTCTATCAAAACACAACCAACCCACAGATTGCAACTGGGGATGGTATCGCGATGGCCTACCGCGCACAAGCTCATGTCAAGCATATGGAATTTGTGCAATTTCATCCCACAGCACTGTATGAATCTGAGCGAAAAGGACAAAATTTTTTGATCTCAGAGGCTGTGAGAGGCTTTGGCGCATTGCTACGGGACAAGAAGGGCGAGCCTTTCATGCAGAAGTATGACGACAGAGAGGAGTTGGCTTCTAGAGACATCGTGTCACGAGCGATTGATTTTGAGATGAAGAAAAGTGGAGACGAATATGTCTATTTGGATTGCCGACATTTAGATCTTGTGGCCTTCGAAAAACATTTCCCAAATATTTTGAATAAGTGCAAGTCAATTGGGATTGATTTGTCCAAAGACATGATCCCTGTGGTGCCAGCCGCACACTATGTTTGTGGAGGGGTAGAGGTCAATATTCATGGGCAGTCTAGGGTAAAAAACTTGTTTGTCTGTGGAGAAACATCTTGTACAGGGCTGCATGGGGCCAACAGGCTAGCATCCAATTCTTTGTTGGAGGCGCTGGTGTATGCACACCGCAGTTATTTGAAGTCTGTAGAGATTTTTGATCAAATAGATGACAACCCACCTGAGCCTCCTGCTTGGAGTGAAAAGGGAACCATGCACCCCAAAGAGTTGATCTTAATCACGCACAATAGAAAGGAAGTACAAGCTATTATGTCCAATTATGTAGGAATTATTCGCTCCACTGAGCGACTGAACCGGGCAAGCAAAAGACTGAAGTTGATCATCGAAGAAACGGAGGTGTTGTACAAGAAGACAAAGATTTCACCACAGTTGTCAGAGTTGAGAAATCTTATCACAGTTGCCAACCTGATCATCCAGCAATCTTTGAATAGAGACGAAAACAAAGGAGGGTTCTATCGGACAGATTGA
- a CDS encoding CsgG/HfaB family protein codes for MKILISTLLLTTLSFSAFTQKTYQLYQFNIKNDEGENYYEREAKRNFDSGKSTFEDANVPERFKPSVGLINASTGLKIANRKGSISDLQELLRTNYDWITNSNIAAIEDLKQNSQIFVDDETVNQKAEIVNYYMVIKKYNTVLNTTNPEKFKSVKKNDPDMALNIVNVDEALSEAKVALDEAIESAAAMHYAKGREFSQNQDLESSKQAAKSFRYAYEYKDNYRDSKDRYATSRKLGTTRLGLSDFDNVANSGNNVAGSITYDILSYFSGRGDVYEFFEVLDRDALNRILAEQKLSISGLMAEGTTADLGELVGVNSIMIGKVTQATFERERLDPVERSYSAKVKVGEEKYMEDGKEKTRDIKEEVTVKMNENNKIARSTVTATYKIVDITTGRIIAVDEVSHTEKWAGTWFSYKSGDKRAIPRLRDTEVEYISEASLSNSAASRVASKIISRVSDYAREVSK; via the coding sequence ATGAAAATACTCATTTCGACCTTACTCCTCACGACCTTGTCATTTTCTGCTTTCACTCAGAAAACCTACCAACTTTATCAATTCAATATAAAAAATGATGAAGGTGAGAATTATTATGAAAGAGAAGCCAAACGCAATTTTGATTCAGGGAAAAGCACTTTTGAGGATGCCAATGTGCCCGAACGCTTCAAGCCAAGTGTAGGATTGATCAACGCCTCCACAGGGCTCAAAATCGCCAATAGAAAGGGGTCTATTTCGGACTTGCAGGAGTTGCTACGAACCAATTATGACTGGATCACTAATAGCAATATAGCTGCCATCGAGGATCTAAAACAAAATAGCCAAATATTCGTCGATGATGAGACGGTCAACCAGAAGGCAGAGATCGTCAATTATTACATGGTTATCAAAAAATACAATACCGTCCTGAATACAACCAATCCTGAAAAGTTTAAGTCTGTGAAAAAGAATGACCCTGACATGGCACTCAACATCGTCAATGTGGATGAAGCCTTGTCTGAAGCAAAGGTGGCTTTGGACGAAGCGATCGAGTCAGCTGCAGCTATGCACTATGCCAAAGGGCGTGAATTCTCACAAAACCAAGATTTGGAATCCAGTAAACAAGCAGCCAAAAGTTTTCGCTATGCCTACGAGTACAAGGACAATTACCGAGATTCAAAAGATCGGTATGCAACCTCTCGAAAATTGGGTACGACACGTTTGGGTCTTTCGGATTTTGACAATGTAGCCAACAGCGGCAACAATGTAGCAGGGAGCATCACTTATGATATATTGTCGTACTTTTCAGGTCGAGGTGACGTGTATGAATTTTTCGAAGTACTGGACCGAGATGCACTGAATAGAATATTGGCGGAACAGAAATTAAGTATTTCGGGTTTGATGGCAGAGGGTACGACAGCAGACCTGGGTGAACTGGTGGGTGTCAACTCCATCATGATCGGAAAAGTCACGCAAGCAACCTTTGAAAGAGAGAGACTGGATCCAGTCGAGCGCAGTTATTCTGCCAAAGTCAAAGTAGGAGAAGAAAAGTATATGGAAGATGGCAAAGAAAAAACTCGTGACATCAAAGAAGAAGTGACTGTCAAAATGAATGAAAACAACAAAATTGCCAGATCTACAGTCACGGCGACCTACAAAATAGTAGATATTACCACAGGACGAATCATTGCAGTAGATGAGGTGTCACATACAGAAAAATGGGCTGGAACATGGTTTTCTTACAAATCTGGAGACAAGAGAGCGATACCTCGCTTGCGTGATACAGAGGTGGAGTACATCAGTGAAGCCAGTTTGTCAAATAGTGCCGCCAGCAGAGTCGCTTCCAAAATCATCAGTCGCGTGTCTGATTACGCCAGAGAAGTTTCAAAATAG
- a CDS encoding SGNH/GDSL hydrolase family protein has protein sequence MKSINIYISLLAFSILAFGCDEEDKLIDERLENTTEPIVVPETGTSGSLDLSTYVAIGSSISGGMMDGALYTHAQNNSFTVLLAKQFAIDGVGGGEFNVPSIESVNGYLSTNADGSINGKYILDLDSNNDGVLGDAGLVVSVGELPSPYTGDKAKLNNFGVPGIQTAQMLTPLTGGPADGNPAYNALYARFASNPGTSTILGDAVARNPTFFTLWAGSNDVLGYAISGGTNEAILTDPATFDGYLNAIVNTLISGTTAKGVICNVPNVLTLPHFRAVPYNAIPMTDQTTVDATNSAYASYNGGVQAALTNDIIDEDEATLRTISYVIGGNGIVIEDPTLTDVAALSGGQIPIPKYRQLKDGELVLLPASTVLGTLADPENPASVYGVGVPLPDKYSLRTDELTKVVTNLTAINTSIKTIADNQERIVLFDAYTLLLNAALSGGYSSSETGGFMLTPDFTPNGFFSNDGVHPNPRGQAILTNEIIDLLEEEFDASIPKLDVMQYSSSPFQQ, from the coding sequence ATGAAAAGCATAAATATATATATATCCCTTTTAGCATTTTCCATCCTTGCTTTTGGTTGCGATGAGGAGGATAAGCTTATTGATGAGAGATTAGAAAATACAACTGAACCCATTGTAGTGCCTGAGACAGGTACTTCAGGAAGCCTTGATTTAAGTACCTATGTGGCTATTGGGTCTTCGATCAGTGGAGGGATGATGGATGGTGCATTGTACACCCATGCTCAAAACAATTCATTCACAGTTTTATTGGCGAAGCAATTTGCAATTGATGGAGTCGGTGGAGGAGAATTTAACGTGCCAAGTATCGAGTCTGTTAATGGGTATCTAAGTACCAATGCAGATGGCAGCATCAACGGTAAGTACATTCTTGATTTGGATTCTAATAATGATGGTGTACTTGGTGACGCTGGATTAGTAGTATCTGTGGGAGAATTGCCTAGTCCTTACACAGGTGATAAAGCTAAACTGAACAATTTTGGAGTGCCGGGGATACAAACTGCTCAAATGCTAACACCTTTGACAGGAGGACCAGCAGATGGCAATCCTGCTTACAATGCTTTGTATGCCAGATTCGCATCCAATCCAGGTACTTCTACCATACTGGGAGATGCCGTGGCGCGTAATCCTACTTTTTTCACGCTTTGGGCGGGATCAAATGATGTGTTGGGCTATGCGATTAGTGGCGGCACCAATGAAGCAATTTTGACAGACCCAGCAACTTTTGATGGTTATCTCAACGCAATTGTTAATACTTTGATTTCTGGAACCACAGCCAAGGGAGTCATCTGCAATGTGCCAAATGTATTGACTTTACCACATTTTAGAGCAGTGCCTTACAATGCCATTCCTATGACAGATCAGACAACTGTAGATGCGACCAACAGCGCATATGCTAGCTACAATGGTGGTGTGCAAGCGGCTTTGACAAATGATATCATTGACGAAGATGAAGCAACATTAAGGACAATTTCTTATGTTATAGGAGGAAATGGTATTGTCATAGAAGACCCTACTTTGACAGATGTAGCGGCGCTTTCAGGTGGTCAGATACCTATTCCAAAATACAGACAATTGAAGGATGGAGAATTGGTTCTATTGCCTGCAAGCACAGTACTGGGAACCTTGGCAGATCCTGAAAACCCTGCTTCGGTGTATGGTGTTGGAGTGCCTCTTCCGGACAAATATTCTCTGCGTACAGATGAATTGACCAAAGTAGTTACAAATTTGACAGCTATCAATACATCCATCAAGACGATTGCTGACAATCAAGAAAGAATCGTTTTGTTTGATGCATATACTTTGTTGCTCAATGCGGCACTATCAGGCGGATATTCATCGTCAGAGACTGGTGGCTTCATGCTTACACCAGATTTTACTCCCAATGGGTTTTTCTCCAACGATGGGGTTCATCCTAATCCGAGAGGACAGGCCATTCTTACCAATGAGATTATAGATCTTTTGGAGGAAGAGTTTGATGCAAGTATTCCTAAATTGGATGTGATGCAGTACAGTTCATCGCCGTTCCAACAGTAA
- the glpX gene encoding class II fructose-bisphosphatase, translating into MNDTKDLVEILRHVCAKAAIATIDHIGTADKDAGDQAAVDAMRKAFEGQNLDAVVRVGEGEKDEAPMLYVGEKLGNGEGLAIDIAVDPVEGTRLMAEGKANAITVIAATERDGFWDAGSAYYMDKLVVGAAAKGVIDINLSTQENLTAIANQLRKEVKEIGVYVLDKPRHQGLIAEIKACGAKVYAHEEGDVVGSILALMPDSGIDVLMGIGGAPEAVITAAAVKALGGEMQGKLVPQKDDEKMNLERQGVNLARVYHLDDLVHADWAIFVAAGVTTGALLNGVHVCEDGRVQAECIVIGPEQGEINRSVYQV; encoded by the coding sequence ATGAACGACACAAAGGATTTAGTAGAAATATTGAGGCATGTATGCGCAAAGGCTGCTATTGCAACCATAGATCATATAGGTACAGCAGACAAAGACGCAGGCGATCAGGCGGCAGTCGATGCGATGAGAAAGGCCTTTGAGGGACAGAATCTGGATGCAGTCGTACGGGTCGGCGAAGGAGAAAAGGATGAGGCTCCCATGCTCTATGTAGGCGAAAAATTAGGTAATGGAGAAGGTCTAGCAATAGATATAGCAGTGGATCCTGTAGAAGGTACACGTCTGATGGCCGAAGGGAAAGCCAATGCCATTACTGTGATTGCAGCCACAGAGCGAGATGGTTTTTGGGACGCTGGCTCGGCATATTACATGGATAAATTGGTCGTGGGAGCTGCCGCCAAAGGTGTCATTGATATCAACCTCTCTACCCAAGAAAACCTGACAGCCATCGCCAACCAACTGAGAAAGGAGGTCAAGGAAATAGGAGTCTATGTACTAGACAAACCACGTCACCAAGGGCTGATTGCTGAGATCAAAGCTTGTGGAGCCAAGGTCTATGCACATGAAGAAGGAGATGTAGTTGGGTCAATTTTAGCCTTGATGCCAGATTCTGGGATTGATGTCCTGATGGGGATAGGTGGAGCACCAGAGGCGGTGATTACTGCAGCAGCGGTCAAGGCACTGGGTGGAGAGATGCAGGGAAAGCTTGTGCCACAGAAAGACGATGAAAAAATGAACCTAGAGCGACAAGGAGTCAACTTAGCACGCGTCTATCACTTGGACGATCTTGTCCATGCAGATTGGGCAATATTTGTAGCAGCAGGAGTTACAACAGGGGCTTTGCTCAACGGCGTTCACGTATGTGAAGATGGGAGAGTCCAAGCTGAATGCATTGTCATTGGCCCAGAGCAAGGAGAGATAAATAGGAGTGTTTATCAAGTTTAG
- the nadA gene encoding quinolinate synthase NadA, which produces MEQVIDTPRTRKEYMEEILRLKKEKNAVLLAHYYQEADIQDLADYVGDSLGLSRKAAETDADIIVFAGVHFMAETAKIINPTKKVILPDLKAGCSLADSAQPEPFKEFLDAHPDHVVVTYINCSAEIKALSDIICTSSNAVDIINSIPKNQKVICAPDRNLGEYLIHQTGRDMVLWDGACMVHEAFSMDKILKLHKEHPKAKFIAHPESTQNILRISAFVGSTEKLLNFVQTDDSEEFIVATEAGILHEMQKRVPHKKLIAAPSKEDNTCACSECHYMKMNTLEKLYACLKNESPEVDVPEEIRKRALIPLERMLQLSK; this is translated from the coding sequence ATGGAGCAAGTGATAGACACCCCTCGAACAAGGAAAGAATATATGGAAGAAATCCTTCGACTCAAGAAGGAGAAAAATGCTGTGTTGCTGGCTCATTATTACCAGGAGGCAGATATTCAGGATCTGGCTGATTATGTAGGAGATAGCCTAGGACTTTCGCGCAAAGCAGCTGAGACTGATGCCGATATTATCGTTTTTGCAGGCGTACATTTCATGGCAGAGACGGCAAAAATCATCAATCCGACAAAGAAGGTTATTTTGCCTGATTTGAAAGCGGGGTGTTCATTGGCAGATTCTGCACAGCCTGAGCCATTCAAGGAGTTCCTGGATGCGCACCCTGACCATGTAGTGGTGACATATATCAACTGTTCTGCCGAGATCAAAGCATTGAGTGACATCATATGTACTTCGTCCAATGCGGTAGATATTATTAATTCTATTCCCAAGAACCAAAAGGTAATATGTGCACCAGATAGGAATCTGGGAGAGTACCTGATTCATCAGACGGGCAGAGATATGGTGCTGTGGGATGGTGCCTGTATGGTACACGAGGCTTTTTCGATGGACAAAATTCTGAAACTTCACAAAGAACATCCTAAAGCAAAATTTATCGCTCACCCAGAGTCAACACAAAACATTTTGAGAATCTCAGCTTTCGTAGGTTCAACAGAAAAATTATTGAATTTTGTCCAAACAGATGACTCGGAAGAATTTATTGTAGCCACTGAGGCTGGTATTCTGCACGAAATGCAAAAACGTGTGCCTCATAAAAAATTGATTGCTGCTCCTTCTAAGGAAGACAATACTTGTGCATGTAGCGAATGCCATTACATGAAAATGAATACGTTAGAAAAACTATATGCTTGCCTCAAAAATGAATCGCCAGAGGTAGATGTCCCTGAAGAGATTCGTAAAAGGGCGCTCATTCCGTTGGAACGTATGCTGCAATTGTCCAAATAA